Sequence from the Megalopta genalis isolate 19385.01 unplaced genomic scaffold, iyMegGena1_principal scaffold0435, whole genome shotgun sequence genome:
TAGTGGATGCGTTTTCGTACGAACTAGCGTTCTGACGAATTCCATATACTACGTCACATGCATGATGCTTTCCGCGGTTAGACATTAGTTTTTCGCAGCATATTCGATATGGAGGATTTTTACATCGACGTCGACGAGTTTTACCGTTTAGAGAATCTggttttaaaaattttatttttaagtgATTTATTAAGTGATCAAATCAAGCAAGTGAATAAACTATTTCTATTGTGGCCATTATGTGGAGAATTTCACGCATTATTGGAAGAACTTAAGAAGGATTTTATTATTCCTTAATATGGGATTTTAAGAGAACCGAATTTTCGGTTATGTGTTCCTTCGGAAGAAAGACTCGCGATCACATTAGGgtgaaaaatgttttcattttcaTGATTTTCgatcaatatattaatatatcatatatatcatatatataatatatatatgatatcatatattaatatatcatatatataatatatatatatatatatgatatcatatattaatatatcatatatataatatatatatgatatcatatattaatatatcatatatatatatattatacatatatatgatatcatatatcaatatatcaatatatcaataattaTCAATAACTAACTTAATTGCTTTAAATATCTacattattgtaaatataattactATTGGTGTCCATTTCTCGACCAATCTTCTCCAATTTTATTTCAGTTAAATATGGGTTAAGGTATTTCcacgattacatttatttttacgtaCGCGTCGATGTGAGAGATCAAACTCGTTTGAAAGACAAATTCGTTCTGACGATGAAATTATATTACTACTACACTGCAGTTTACTTATGCATTAATATCTAGGCACATTTCACGAAACAGAAGCCGCCGATTGTTCATCACGCGATGGTTCAAACGTTCTGATGCTTTCGAGAGTCTCCTGGACTCAGGAAACGCAGTTAGCGTAACCACTCGCACATAAGAATTTATAGGATCGATTGTTCTGACGTCAGaatgctatttcgtacgaatacgTATCCGCTGTAACCGCAGCCTAATACGCGTTTTCTTTAGATGCTACAACGTGCTTCAAAATATTTTAGGCGAACATGGGGAATTCGGTATCATTCTCACGAAGGAACCAGTGGCAGAGGGTGACGACTGGGAGCTGATCTGCGCTGTTTCGAATCAAAATTATTCGGACATCATCAATTGGAGTAGCGAAAGTGGTCCAATCGTACAATCTGGTCATTTGATTTCCAATATTTACGCTAAGAACGCGttagaaaatttatttttctacaatTAATTTTAAACACCAATAAAGTTCAATGAACGATCCGAGAATAATACGCTGAAACTTTTAGATAAAATCTCTATCGATCGAGGGAGGACTCAACATATGTACAGATCAATTTTGAAGATACACAACGTGAAAATCGAGGACTCGCAGGAATATATTTGTATAGGGAAGTCCACTGGCAATTTGACTCGGTCTACTGGATATCGTTTGGAAGTGAAGGGTAATTCGAAATGCTAATTCCTAAGGTGGTTGAATGTTGTATTGCTGGATAATATTATTCTTCTTTCAGCTGCACGAGCGCCTATAATTACAGATACCAATTTGAAGAAAGAGGAGATAATCATTGATCTTGGGAGCCAAGGTAGCAAGAGAGTGCTTTTTCACTGTTTTGCGGATGGTATGCCTATCCCAAGCATCAGTTGGTTTAAGGTAATCGATTAGAAGTCAATATTGTATTTCTTAATCACAGtaatattttattgtttatatttttttactattttaccgTATTCGGATATTTATCTTGGTACAAGTCATTGAAAATCGACATACTTTTCTCAGGATGGTGCACAGGTGgtagttattaatgaaaagtaCAAGTTATCCAATAACTCTCAGAAACTTGAACTAGAATATCCATTGGAAGTCGACGGCGGCGAGTACGTGTGCCGAGCAGAAAATCGAATTGGAAAAATAGAAGTTTCTCAACGAATAACGATAAAGGGTAATTTGTTAAATTGAGCAGTGCAGACACACACAGGAGAGCGAAATTCCACTTTAACTTCTTTTTAATCAATAGGGTTCAGGATTGTAAGTAACAGACCTATAGCTCTAATCATTTTGGTTGTCATGTTAGCAATTGTCGTTCTGATCCTGGTGATCTACTTTGCCCTCAAGGTTTGCCGTGATAGGGTAACTTCACTTTTGTAGTATTACGCGGCGCCATTTGATTCCACAACAATTACACCATTTTTTATGATGTTCCAGATAATGAGAAGGGAATTAATGGAGGCTGGTCTTATGCATTTTGAGAAAGGAGCTGTCGAGAGTTTGAATCCGGACTTGACTGTAGACGAACAGGCAGATCTCCTCCCTTATGACAACAAATGGGAATTTCCCagggaaaaattgaaattaggtAAGCTTTcattgaaaatcttttcttgacatttttctggaaaatagGTCCTTATATTGCTCTATGCTAAAATTTGTCTTCAGACCTATACTTTTTAAGGCAAATTTGAATTCGATCGATAAAATTGGTGTGTTAAATCTGCTCTACgtaaatattatttgaacatgTTCAAATTGTTCGAATGTTATACGAAAATATACCATTATATTCGGGAAAGTATACACAATTGTTATAAGTAAGAATTAACCATGTAATTTTTACAGTTCACTACCAAACAATTTGTATAGTTGAAAATTAGAACTTTTTTCCGTGATCAAGAAAATAGATTTCAGATTTGTGTTGGACGGTGTAGGTTTCGGTAATAATTTTCGGTAATAATGATGTAGTATCAATTTACAGGGAAACACTTGGGAAGCGGCGCGTTCGGCGTAGTCTTGAAAGCAGAAGGTTTGGGCATTTGCGAAGGCGAGGCAATTACTACTGTAGCTGTGAAAATGGTCCGCCGTGCTCCCAATCTCGTGTATATCTGTGCACTTGCTAACGAACTCAAGATCATGGTACATCTTGGCAAACACCTGAACGTTGTCAACCTTCTTGGTGCTTGCACAAGAAATATCTTGAAACGTACGTCTTCTAACCCTTTGTTAAGTTAGCACCAAAGGTTAATTTAACCGTATTTAAAGGCATCTATATTCATATGAGGCTTGTAAATGACCATTTATGGACACATTTTTCTTATTCTTTATTTACTATCAgtatttcatttcttctttaCAAAGTTTGTGAATTGAAGCACTTTCTGAAGATGTAAATAACTTGCAAATTCAAAATTGCTTTTGTTCAAGTTTGTTCATTGCATTTTCTTTACAacaatttaaatcatttatgaTATTGTTAGCTTGTAGGTTTCGTTTAAGTAAATATCGtatttaattaaatgatttctGTTGATTATCCAGGTGAATTGTTAGTGATCGTAGAATTCTGCCGATTTGGAAATTTGCACGATTACTTATTGAGCCACAGAAGCGGCTTTATCAATCAAATCGATCTAGCAACTGGCAAATTAGATCTCAGCATCGGTCTTGATCTACTGAAGAGAACTAGTGGTGTTTGCACTACTAACAGGTTCGTTGCTACATTTTCGCCCTCATGTTTCTTGTTACCTGTTAACAACACTACGACGAGGAATCTATCTCGTATGGTCGCAAAAGGACATTGCACGTGTCCTATGCTTTCTCTATAGAACGAATTGTTGCACAATTTAACCTATTTTAAATTATGATTAGATATTCGAGATCACATTAAATGCAATTATGCATTATAGTGCATCTAGTCTGCTTCCgataattaataaaatgaaaCTATTGATGCATGTTGGAGTTTGCGGTGCGGACGCTTTTCTATTCTTATCTGTCTGCACGATAGGATTAAATCTGCGGAGTTGTCATCTTCTGCCAATATCAACTGTAATTCGGAATCTGATTCGGTGCAGTGTCACGCTGCAGCTACCGATTTCCAAGACATCGGTATGTCGGCAGATGATCCCGTACAATATTGCGGTTCCACTGAACATAGTTGTCGGGGAGACTACGGGGACTCTAATTTAAAACCAATCTGCACGCAGGATCTTTTGTCCTGGGCGTTCCAAGTAGCCCGTGGAATGGAATATCTCAGCCAGAGAAGGGTGAGTTTCTGCGAGTTCTCGTCTCAAATAATTCTATCAGAACTGTACTATacagaaaatttctatttcaaaGCGAACTATATAATTagatgaaaatgaaaatatcaATCATTTTTGGTAGTATTCACTTTGTTTTGTGCTTGACAATTCTATATGTTCTATACTTACTACGAATTAGCGTAATATCTGCAGTCTATTTATATAACAATTAAATAGTGAACTGTGACTTTTGCAATATTTCATTTGCATTGGAGATAAGTTACTGGACAAATGTCGGATCGCATATataccatttaaaaaaaatgaatgtACAGGTATTACACGGTGACCTGGCCGCTAGAAATATCCTGCTGGCCGATGACAATGTAGTGAAGATATGCGACTTCGGCCTGGCCAAGAGCATGTACAAAGAAGAAACTTACAAAAAGAAAAGCGACTGTCCATTACCCATTAAGTGGTTGGCCATCGAAACAATGAGGGATCGAATTTTCTCCACGCAATCGGACATTTGGTCGTTTGGCATAGTACTGTGGGAGTTCTTTACGCTGGCTATGACTCCGTATCCTGGAATAGAGGCGGAGATAGTGTTCCAGAAGCTGATCGAGGGTTACAGAATGGAGCAGCCTGAATATGCCATCCCCGAAGTGTAGGTTCAcacaaaatttttcatttggaaACGAATCGGGACAGTgcattatcaattatattcgatAACAAGTGAAAGAAAACAGATTAAAGATGCCTGACTTTCTAAACATATATCAACGTATGCTCTCCATCGTGTACTTGCTAAATTACGAGCTACATAGACATCGGACATAGACGTCCACATACATAGACATCACCTTCCTTTTGACGGAAACTGTAGCCTTGAGAGGCTGGCCTTGCGAACCCCTGGACCTGCCATAAATTATCTAAATGTGTAGCGACTTCGGCCTATCTGCCTTCGGTTAAAAACAATCTGTCGCTAACATCATGAGACCCGCAAGCCTTATGTTGAATGTAAATTTTCAAATATTCCGAACGGCACAGTTAACTATATCAACGTCGACCGTACGTACAGTGTAACTTGTAATTGATAATTCATGCTTTGCAATTTATGATTTCCAGATATGAAATAATGTGTCAATGTTGGAATGCCGAGCCTTCTCTACGCCCGAGTTTCACGGAACTAGTCGATAGCGTAGGAAATTTGTTGGAGGACAATGTGAAAGCGGTAAGTTCCTTGTGCGATCTTTCCATCACTTTGTACAGATCATACATCTTCGTATCACATTATACAGAATTGTATACCGGAACATGTTCTCGCATAATTCATATGTTAATCGATAATTGGAGGCCATTGTTATGTGGAATAAATATCGTTGGTCATGACAATTTTCGAAGATATTTGCGTTTTATTCAAATTATCTCTGGGTGACTCAATTGAAAACGAAATTGGTAATTTCAGCACTACATCGAATTAAACGCCCCATACCTCGACATGAACAGGACTCTGCTGGATGGCGGAAAGAACGATTATCTGACGATGGTCTCTGCTCCGAATCACGCTGTGCTTTCTTCACCGACTCATGATTGCGCTGTGGAGACGTCGCCTATGCTGAACAAGGAGGAGGAAGATCGCTATGTGAAACCTATCAATGTCCACGAGCGGAGGGCAGAGTTAGCCAGAAACAGAAAAGCGATGAAGGATCACGTGGTGCATCCAGATCACGATTCCGGTGACGACAACCCTCCGGACAACTTTGAGCTGGTTGATTTGACATAAGAGAGTGACGTGTCCTGTGGAAGTCGGAGCTCGACTCGAATCCGATTGCCGAGATAGGTTTCGCTTCGACGATTAGTAAGCACTCGCGAGAATTACATGAGCATGCGTCAGCAAAGAAGTGGCACGAAGAAAGATTTGCCTGAAGGATACAACGATCTTAGTAACGTGATCGTAGATAATTGAGAAACAAATCGATCCGAGATTTCAAGTGCTTAGAAACTGCTGATTCCTGCAAGCAATCCAGTTGAAAGCGTcttgctttggcgactcgtcagaaaatcgcagagctatgccgggaaattctgtcgcatccaccatactccccagacctggcaccctccgattatcacttgtttctctctttgcaaaactttttacagggaaaacaattcaaaactgaagctgatatTAACCGAGCactggttgagttcttcgcctctaaaaataaatcatttaaaaaaaatggcatttacaagttgccatcgcgctggcaagaagtcataagtaacgatggaaagtatattgtacaataaatattattaaatgtatgaaaattgtgttatatttcaattcaaaaacggacagaactttccggtagacctaatacaaagTACATCGTAGGTACTaagtacgtgaccgtcgaatcgtgtcatgtggcctccgaattgttttcgaatcgtggcaagaaattaaagataaaaaggttaagtcatcgtttttattctagcattactacgtATTCACATTAATGTACACCGACATgttggccgctgccttttttgccgactgtcccgagattctataaaaacgaaccgcgcgaCTCGAAGAATCGCGGCTCAGTactctcggatctgccggtttcagttccgacctccgaacatttctgggagaaattaccgtattcgGTCGAAACAGATTTGGCTGACTGAGTAATAATATATGAATACTTATATGTATCTTGTTTCTTTTTACTATAATTAGTTTgacataatagtataatatataagtaatataattaacttaatAAAAAATACAAGTAGAGGATAAGGCTTCCAAATGGTGGGGATTTATTGAACTCCAAAGCGCGTATTGGATAATTGGAAACCATGTAGAATGAATATCTTTAGTTATGATAATGTCGAAAGATATTTGCGCTTAATTCTATGTTTAGGTGACTCAATTGAAAGCGAAATTGGTAATTTCAGCACTAGCGTTCTATTAAGTGTTTACGACTGTCGGAGCGAAGCCCATCTCGGCCGTCAGATTCAAGTTGACCTCCATCTTTTCAAAAGACCTTTCCAGTTACAAGTTGGCCGGCGGGTTGCAGTTACCAGAACATTAATCTGGATGCACCACGTGATCCTTCACCATTCTCCTATTTCTGGTAAGTTCTGCCCTCTGCTCGCGGACATTGATAGGTTTCAGATAGGGATCTTCCTCCTCGTTCAGCATAGGCGATGTCTCCACAGAATTCGCGCAATCATGAGTCGGTGAAGAAAGTACGGCGTGGTTCGGAGCAGAGACCATCGTCAGATAATCGTTCTTTCCGCCATCCAGCAGAGTCCTGTTCATGTCGAGGTATGGGGCGTTTAATTCGATGTAGTGCTGAAATTACCAATTTCGTTTTCAATTGAGTCACCCAGAGATAATTTGAATAAAACGCAAATATCTTCGAAAATTGTCATGACCAACGATATTTATTCCACATAACAATGGCCTCCAATTATCGATTAACATATGAATTATGCGAGAACATGTTCCGGTATACAATTCTGTATAATGTGATACGAAGATGTATGATCTGTACAAAGTGATGGAAAGATCGCACAAGGAACTTACCGCTTTCACATTGTCCTCCAACAAATTTCCTACGCTATCGACTAGTTCCGCGAAACTCGGGCGTAGAGAAGGCTCGGCATTCCAACATTGACACATTATTTCATATCTGGAAATCATAAATTGCAAAGCATGAATTATCAATTACAATTTACACTGTACGTACGGTCGACGTTGATACAGTTAACCGCGCCGTTCGGAATATTTGAAAATTTACATTCAGCATAAGGCTTGCGGGTCTCATGATGTTAGCGACAGATTGTTTTTAACCGAAGGCAGATAGGCCGAAGTCGCTACACATTTAGATAATTTATGGCAGGACCAGGGGTTCGCAAAGCCAGCCTCTCAAGGCTGCAGTTTCCGTCAAAAGGAAGGTGACGTCTATGTATGTGGACGTCTATGTCCGATGTCTATGTAGCTCGTAATTTAGCAGGTACACGCTGGAGAGCATACGTTGATATATGTTTAGAAAGTCAGGCTTCTTTAATCTGTTTTCTTTCACTTGTTATCGAATATAATTGAAAATGCACTGTCCCGATTCGTttccaaatgaaaaattttgagTGAACCTACACTTCGGGGATGGCATATTCAGGCTGCTCCATTCTGTAACCCTCGATCAGCTTCTGGTACACTATCTCCGCCTCTATTCCAGGATACGGAGTCATAGCCAGCGTAAAGAACTCCCACAGTACTATGCCAAACGACCAAATGTCCGATTGCGTGGAGAAAATTCGATCCCTCATTGTTTCGATGGCCAACCACTTAATGGGTAATGGACAGTCGCTTCTCTTTTTGTAAATTTCTTCTTTGTACATGCTCTTGGCCAGACCGAAGTCGCATATCTTCACTACATTGTCATCGGCCAGCAGGATATTTCTAGCGGCCAGGTCACCGTGTAATACCTGTacattcatttttaaaaaatggtatATATGCGATCCGACATTTGTCTAGCAACTTATCTCCAATTCAATCGTTACAtaaatagactgtggattttacgctaattcgtaataagtaaaatatataGAATTATCAATCACAAGAAAACGTGAATACTACCAAAAATGAAtgatattttcattttcatttaactaTATAGTTCGCtttgaaatagaaattttctgtATAGTACAGTTCTGATAGAATTATTTGAGACGAGAACTCGCAGAAACTCACCCTTCTCTGGCTGAGATATTCCATTCCACGGGCTACTTGGAACGCCCAGGACAACAGATCCTGCGTGCAGATTGGTTTTAAATTAGAGTCCCCGTAGTCTCCCCGACAACTATGTTCAGTGGAACCGCAATATTGTACGGGATCATCTGCCGACATACCGATGTCCTGGAAATCGGTAGCTGTAGCGTGACACTGCACCGAATTAGATTCCGAATTACAGTTGATATTGGCAGAAGATGACAACTCTGCAGATTTAATCCTATCGTGCAGATAGATAAGAATAGAAAAGCGTCCGCACCGCAAAGTCCAACATGCATCAATAGTTTCATTGTATTAATTATCGGAAGCAGACTAGATGCATTATAATGCATAATTGCATGTAATGTGATCTCGAATACCTAGTCATAATTTAAGATAGGTTAAATTGTGCAACAATTCGTTCTATAGAGAAAGCATAGGACACGTGCAATGTCCTTTTGCGACCATACGAGATAGATTCCTCGTCGTAGTGTTGTTAACAGGTAACAAGAAACATGAGGGCGAAAATGTAGCAACGAACCTGTTAGTAGTGCAAACACCGCTAGTTCTCTTCAGTAGATCAAGGCCGATGCTGAGATCTAATTTGCCAGTTGCTGGATCGATTTGATTGATAAAGCCTCTTCTGTGGCTCAATAAGTAATCGTGCAAATTTCCAAATCGGCAGAATTCTACGATCACTAACAATTCACCTGGAAAACCAACagaaatcatttaattaaataCGATGTTTACTTAAACGATAAGCCTACAAGCTAACAATatcataaatgatttagattgttGTAAAGAAAATCCAATGAACAAACTTGAACAAAAGCAATTTTGAATTTGCAAGTTATTTACATCTTCAGAAAGTGCTTCAATTCACAAACTTTGtaaagaagaaatgaaatacTGATAGTAAATAAAGAATAAGAAAAATGTGTCCATAAATGGTCATTTACAAGCCTCATATGAATATAGATGCCTTTAAATACGGTTAAATTAACCTTTGGTGCTAACTTAACAAAGGGTTAGAAGACGTACGTTTCAAGATATTTCTTGTGCAAGCACCAAGAAGGTTGACAGTGTTCAGGTGTTTGCCAAGATGTACCATGATCTTGAGTTCGCTAGCAAGTGCACAGATATACACGAGATTGGGAGCACGGCGGACCATTTTCACCGCTACAGTAGTAATTGCCTCGCCTTCGCAAATGCCCAAAGCTTCCGCTTTCAAGACTACGCCGAACGCGCCGCTTCCCAAGTGTTTCCCTGTAAGTTGATACTACAACGTTATTACCGAAAATTATTACCGAAACCTACTTCGTCCAACGCAAATCTGAAATCTATTTTCTTGATTACGGAAAAAAGTTATAATTTTCAACTATACAAATTGTTTGGTAGTGAACTGTAAAAATTACATGGTTAATTCTTACTTATAACAATTGTGTATACTTTCCCGAATATAATGGTATATTGTCGTATAACATTCGAACAATTTGAACACgttcaaataatatttaaatagagTAGATTTAACACACCAATTTCATCGATCGAATTCAAATTTGCTTTAAAAATTATAGGTCTGAAAACGAATCTTAGCATACTGAGCAATATAAGGACTTATTTTCCAACAGAAAATGTcaagaaaagattttcaatcAAAGCTTACCTAATTTCAATCTTTCCCTGGGAAATTCCCATTTGTTGTCATAAGGGAGGAGATCTGCCTGTTCGTCTACAGTCAAGTCCGGATTCAAACTCTCGACAGCTCCTTTCTCAAAATGCATAAGACCAGCCTCCATTAATTCCCTTCTCATTATCTGGAACATCATAAAAAATGGTGTAATTGTTGTGGAATCAAATGGCGCCGCGTAATACTACAAAAGTGAAGTTACCCTATCACGGCGAACCTTGAGGGCAAAGTAGATCACCAGGGTCAGAACGACAATTGCTAACATGACAACCAAAATGATTAGTGCTACAGGTCTGTTACTTACAATCCTGAACCCTATTAATTAAAAAGAAGTTAAAGTGGAATTTCGTTCTCCGGTGTGCGTCTGCACTGCTCAATTTAACAAATTACCCTTTATCGTTATTCGTTGAGAAACTTCTATTTTTCCAATTCGATTTTCTGCTCGGCACACGTACTCGCCGCCGTCGACTTCCAATGGATATTCCAGTTCAAGTTTTTGAGAGTTATTGGATAACTTGTGCTTTTCATTACTAACTACCACCTGTGCACCATCCTGAGAAAAGTATGTCGAATTTCAATAACTTGTGTCGAGATAAATTTCCGAATACggtaaaatagtaaataaaatataaacagtAAAATATTACTGTGATTAAGGAATACAATATCGACTTCTAATCGATTACCTTAAACCAACTGATGCTTGGGTTAGGTATACCATCCGCAAAACAGTGAAAAAGTACTTTCTTGTTGCCTCGGCTCTCAAGATCAATGATTATCTCCTCTTTCTTCAAATTGGTATCTGTAATTATAGGCGCTCGTGCAGCTGAAagaagaataatattattcaaCAATACAACATTCAACCATCTTAGGAATTTGCATTTCGAATTACCCTTCACTTCCAAACGATATCCAGTAGACCGAGTCAAATTGCCAGTGGACTTCCCTGTACA
This genomic interval carries:
- the LOC117225843 gene encoding vascular endothelial growth factor receptor 1; this translates as MGDAVELVVNVDAYPSTELKWVDARGNEIPTILRLHGRLKLSANNACCKPTLKINSLDFNDMGIYSIQASNRYKKEALNFTLEIVAEPKVYMNISSSNYFKNQVAKAECYVEAFPKPNITWSYRKCPNYPSCDDGTLEHVTNSRENGNVTHLLSTLSATLDMYGEVICRACNIVGCGNVTENVYVSDEVGEFGVILVKHLVIEGDDWELICAASVRNYSDNFDWSGESGPIVQSDRISIGRGRTRLTYRSILKIHNVKIEDSQEYICTGKSTGNLTRSTGYRLEVKAARAPIITDTNLKKEEIIIDLESRGNKKVLFHCFADGIPNPSISWFKDGAQVVVSNEKHKLSNNSQKLELEYPLEVDGGEYVCRAENRIGKIEVSQRITIKGFRIVSNRPVALIILVVMLAIVVLTLVIYFALKVRRDRIMRRELMEAGLMHFEKGAVESLNPDLTVDEQADLLPYDNKWEFPRERLKLGKHLGSGAFGVVLKAEALGICEGEAITTVAVKMVRRAPNLVYICALASELKIMVHLGKHLNTVNLLGACTRNILKRELLVIVEFCRFGNLHDYLLSHRRGFINQIDPATGKLDLSIGLDLLKRTSGVCTTNRIKSAELSSSANINCNSESNSVQCHATATDFQDIGMSADDPVQYCGSTEHSCRGDYGDSNLKPICTQDLLSWAFQVARGMEYLSQRRVLHGDLAARNILLADDNVVKICDFGLAKSMYKEEIYKKRSDCPLPIKWLAIETMRDRIFSTQSDIWSFGIVLWEFFTLAMTPYPGIEAEIVYQKLIEGYRMEQPEYAIPEVYEIMCQCWNAEPSLRPSFAELVDSVGNLLEDNVKAHYIELNAPYLDMNRTLLDGGKNDYLTMVSAPNHAVLSSPTHDCANSVETSPMLNEEEDPYLKPINVREQRAELTRNRRMVKDHVVHPD
- the LOC117225802 gene encoding vascular endothelial growth factor receptor 1, whose translation is MLGHHQRFLFDIVLLSSLCRVSTALKPTISTTTDQMIIQEGESLRLVCYGNSDIFFIYPVNRTRAPNTVFSYTSFIQTNKTRDENGTYWYDFRRPNTVFGDTGWYGCSYHPLAMITMDDYLRRNNTDSESNFVYVYVQSIIDRFVEQAESHVLETYIGGDIVVPCRPTSPRTKVWIAKFVREESRFDKVSRQIYDPKFGFMLPSIDRYIEGTYICNMFTNQTVSYIIRLRKIILPELRILNDTLLHVIKGESPYLKCTAIIHNSDCGIYWNAPRQSNRINTWNDRRAITSNIFERTAFLVIEYVINGDAGIYECKLSCPYNETKSEMVIQVHESLDPFINLTTRDPNRHYECHEGEEVEWIVDVDTYPSAELEWLHGDEVIRSFPPPEESKYSTNNACCNPTLKIYRLDISDAGTYSIQASNRYKRETLNFTLDVTVGPKVYMSKPGSYYFRNQVLKTECYVGAFPKPNITWSYRKCPSYPSCDDGTLEYLTNYEEKGTVTRLVSTVWMATEMSGELTCMACNIVGCENATENVFVSGEHGEFGIILTKEPVAEGDDWELICAVSNQNYSDIINWSSESGPIVQSDKISIDRGRTQHMYRSILKIHNVKIEDSQEYICIGKSTGNLTRSTGYRLEVKAARAPIITDTNLKKEEIIIDLGSQGSKRVLFHCFADGMPIPSISWFKDGAQVVVINEKYKLSNNSQKLELEYPLEVDGGEYVCRAENRIGKIEVSQRITIKGFRIVSNRPIALIILVVMLAIVVLILVIYFALKVCRDRIMRRELMEAGLMHFEKGAVESLNPDLTVDEQADLLPYDNKWEFPREKLKLGKHLGSGAFGVVLKAEGLGICEGEAITTVAVKMVRRAPNLVYICALANELKIMVHLGKHLNVVNLLGACTRNILKRELLVIVEFCRFGNLHDYLLSHRSGFINQIDLATGKLDLSIGLDLLKRTSGVCTTNRIKSAELSSSANINCNSESDSVQCHAAATDFQDIGMSADDPVQYCGSTEHSCRGDYGDSNLKPICTQDLLSWAFQVARGMEYLSQRRVLHGDLAARNILLADDNVVKICDFGLAKSMYKEETYKKKSDCPLPIKWLAIETMRDRIFSTQSDIWSFGIVLWEFFTLAMTPYPGIEAEIVFQKLIEGYRMEQPEYAIPEVYEIMCQCWNAEPSLRPSFTELVDSVGNLLEDNVKAHYIELNAPYLDMNRTLLDGGKNDYLTMVSAPNHAVLSSPTHDCAVETSPMLNKEEEDRYVKPINVHERRAELARNRKAMKDHVVHPDHDSGDDNPPDNFELVDLT